A portion of the Pseudarthrobacter sp. L1SW genome contains these proteins:
- a CDS encoding carbonic anhydrase, with the protein MATYLTPALAWRRLREGNERFVNGETSHPNQDASRRSSLVENQHPFAVIFGCSDSRLAAEIIFDVGLGDVFVVRTAGQVIDDAVLGSLEYSVAVLGVPLIVILGHDSCGAVSATKSAVETGEMPAGFIRDLVERITPSVLTSLRNDETEVNDMVVEHVKQTSQRLVDSSRVISDAIGSGRTAVIGLSYSLAEGRANLVSGIGEH; encoded by the coding sequence GTGGCTACCTATCTGACTCCCGCACTCGCCTGGCGCCGTCTGCGCGAAGGAAACGAACGCTTCGTCAACGGCGAGACCTCCCATCCCAACCAGGACGCCTCACGGCGGTCCTCCCTCGTGGAGAACCAGCACCCCTTCGCCGTGATCTTTGGCTGCTCCGATTCGCGGCTGGCCGCCGAGATCATCTTCGACGTGGGGCTTGGCGACGTCTTCGTCGTCAGGACGGCCGGCCAGGTCATTGACGACGCCGTCCTGGGGTCGCTGGAGTACAGCGTGGCAGTGCTGGGGGTGCCCTTGATCGTGATCCTGGGGCACGACAGCTGCGGCGCCGTCAGCGCCACGAAGTCCGCGGTGGAAACCGGTGAGATGCCGGCAGGCTTCATCCGGGACCTGGTGGAGCGGATCACCCCGTCGGTCCTCACTTCCCTGCGCAACGACGAAACCGAGGTCAACGACATGGTGGTGGAGCACGTCAAGCAGACCTCGCAGCGCCTCGTGGACAGCTCCCGTGTGATTTCCGACGCAATCGGCTCCGGCCGGACCGCGGTGATCGGCCTTTCGTACAGCCTTGCCGAAGGCCGCGCAAACCTTGTTTCCGGAATCGGTGAGCACTAG
- a CDS encoding PhoH family protein, with protein sequence MATSEQLPEVLFDQGEKATSRAMRATTQTGAAEDAAAGFAVSGREATINTFVIDTSVLLSDPRALLRFAEHEVIVPVVVITELEAKRHDPELGYFARKALRLLDDLRVKHGGLNQPIPIGEDGGSLMVELNHISSDVLPLGFRSGDNDSRILAVAKNLANEGRNVTVVSKDLPMRVKASAMGLTADEYRNELVKDSGWTGVAEVEVGEQEISTLYGHEPVFIPAAAEMPVNTGLVLLSNRGSALGRVGADKQVRLVKGDRDVFGLHGRSAEQRLAIDMLMDPAVGIVSIGGRAGTGKSALALCAGLEAVLERREHRKVIVFRPLYAVGGQELGYLPGSESEKMNPWAQAVFDTLGALVSQEVVEEVMDRGMLEVMPLTHIRGRSLHDAFVIVDEAQSLEKNVLLTVMSRMGQNSKIVLTHDVAQRDNLRVGRHDGIAAVVETLKGHPLFGHITLTRSERSPIAALVTELLEG encoded by the coding sequence GTGGCTACTTCTGAACAACTGCCCGAGGTCCTTTTCGACCAGGGAGAGAAAGCTACCTCTCGCGCCATGCGAGCCACCACACAAACCGGTGCGGCAGAAGATGCTGCGGCCGGTTTTGCTGTCTCCGGAAGGGAAGCCACCATTAACACCTTCGTCATTGACACCTCCGTCCTGCTCTCCGACCCCCGTGCGCTGCTCCGCTTTGCGGAACACGAGGTGATTGTGCCGGTGGTGGTCATCACGGAACTCGAAGCTAAACGGCACGATCCGGAACTGGGCTACTTCGCCCGGAAGGCGCTCCGGCTCCTGGACGACCTCCGGGTCAAGCACGGCGGACTCAACCAGCCCATCCCCATCGGTGAGGACGGCGGCTCCCTGATGGTGGAGCTCAACCACATATCCTCGGACGTCCTTCCGCTGGGATTCCGCAGCGGTGACAATGACAGCCGGATCCTCGCAGTGGCGAAGAACCTCGCCAATGAGGGCCGCAACGTCACCGTGGTGTCCAAGGATCTTCCGATGCGCGTCAAGGCCTCCGCCATGGGCCTCACGGCCGACGAATACCGCAACGAGCTGGTGAAGGATTCAGGCTGGACCGGCGTCGCCGAAGTTGAGGTCGGTGAACAGGAGATCTCCACGCTGTACGGCCACGAGCCCGTCTTCATCCCCGCCGCCGCAGAGATGCCGGTCAACACCGGGTTGGTGCTGCTGTCCAACCGCGGTTCCGCGCTGGGCCGGGTGGGCGCAGACAAGCAGGTCCGGCTCGTCAAGGGCGACCGCGACGTGTTCGGGCTCCACGGACGGTCCGCGGAGCAGCGGCTGGCCATCGACATGCTGATGGATCCCGCCGTCGGCATTGTCTCCATCGGCGGCAGGGCAGGCACCGGCAAGTCCGCACTTGCCCTGTGCGCGGGCCTGGAAGCGGTGCTGGAACGCCGCGAGCACCGCAAGGTCATCGTGTTCCGTCCCCTCTACGCCGTGGGCGGCCAGGAACTGGGCTACCTGCCCGGCTCCGAGTCCGAAAAAATGAACCCTTGGGCACAGGCGGTTTTCGACACCCTCGGCGCACTGGTCAGCCAGGAAGTAGTGGAGGAGGTCATGGACCGCGGCATGCTCGAGGTCATGCCCCTCACCCATATCCGCGGACGCTCCCTCCACGACGCCTTCGTGATCGTCGACGAAGCCCAGTCCCTGGAAAAGAACGTCCTGCTCACCGTCATGAGCCGCATGGGCCAGAACTCGAAGATCGTCCTGACCCACGACGTCGCCCAGCGCGACAACCTCCGCGTCGGACGCCACGACGGCATCGCCGCCGTCGTCGAAACCCTGAAAGGACACCCGCTCTTCGGCCACATCACCCTGACCCGCTCCGAACGCTCGCCGATCGCAGCACTGGTGACAGAACTGCTCGAAGGATAA
- a CDS encoding NUDIX domain-containing protein produces the protein MPAPDYVLKLRKKIGNDPLWVPGVRGVVVDALGRVLLAQRADNRQWALVSGMLEPGEQPARGLVREIFEETAVVAEPERVVSVGAVGPFTYPNGDVCEFLDVVFLCRYVSGTARVNDDESVAVGWFGIDELPELMAGHLTSIRRALAPAEAAHFEP, from the coding sequence ATGCCAGCGCCTGACTATGTCCTGAAACTCCGTAAGAAAATCGGGAACGATCCCCTCTGGGTCCCGGGGGTCCGCGGCGTGGTGGTGGACGCTTTGGGCCGCGTCCTGCTCGCGCAGCGGGCGGACAACCGTCAATGGGCACTGGTCAGCGGGATGCTGGAGCCCGGGGAGCAGCCGGCACGCGGCCTGGTGCGGGAGATCTTCGAGGAAACGGCGGTGGTGGCCGAACCCGAGCGAGTTGTTTCCGTAGGGGCGGTTGGCCCCTTCACCTACCCGAACGGCGATGTGTGCGAGTTCCTGGACGTGGTGTTCCTCTGCCGCTACGTGTCCGGAACCGCCAGGGTGAACGACGACGAATCCGTTGCCGTCGGCTGGTTCGGCATTGATGAACTGCCTGAGCTCATGGCCGGTCACCTCACCAGCATCCGCCGTGCCCTGGCTCCGGCGGAAGCAGCCCACTTCGAACCCTGA
- a CDS encoding GNAT family N-acetyltransferase, which yields MIPLNDVWPLFGLRLTTPRLELRPIRDDDIPAAVEAARSRIHEPGLNPFSTPWTELPADELGPNMARWYWRCRGEFTPESWTLLLGIWHEGGFIGCQDIGAKDFAALKTVSTGSWLKQSVQGRGLGKEMRAAVVLYAFDWLGAEVAESEAALWNESSIGVSRSLGYDLNGVTRKAWGPKVETVQHVRLTPETFKRPDWELRVEGHEAAVKFLKAT from the coding sequence ATGATTCCACTGAACGACGTCTGGCCGCTTTTCGGCCTGCGGCTGACCACACCACGCCTTGAACTCCGCCCCATCCGGGACGATGACATCCCGGCGGCCGTCGAAGCCGCCCGCAGCCGGATCCACGAGCCCGGCCTGAACCCGTTCAGCACCCCTTGGACCGAACTTCCTGCCGATGAACTCGGCCCCAACATGGCCCGCTGGTACTGGCGCTGCCGCGGTGAATTCACACCCGAATCCTGGACCCTGCTGCTCGGCATTTGGCACGAGGGCGGGTTCATCGGCTGCCAGGACATCGGTGCCAAGGACTTCGCCGCGCTCAAGACCGTCTCCACCGGGTCGTGGCTAAAGCAGTCCGTACAGGGCCGCGGCCTCGGCAAGGAGATGCGTGCCGCCGTCGTCCTTTACGCCTTCGACTGGCTGGGCGCCGAAGTAGCCGAGTCCGAAGCGGCCCTTTGGAACGAATCCTCCATCGGCGTCTCCCGCTCCCTCGGCTACGACCTGAACGGCGTGACCCGCAAAGCGTGGGGCCCCAAGGTTGAGACCGTCCAGCACGTCCGTCTCACCCCGGAGACGTTCAAACGCCCCGACTGGGAGCTGCGGGTAGAAGGCCACGAAGCAGCAGTGAAGTTCCTCAAGGCCACCTGA
- the mca gene encoding mycothiol conjugate amidase Mca yields MTASSTSPAPLRLLAVHAHPDDESSKGAATMAKYAASGVDVLVATCTDGSRGDIQNPAVEGEPHPKRDMAGARRLEMERAAAILGIRQRWLGFVDSGLPEGDPLPPLPAGSFATLPLHHAAAPLVRLVRSFKPHVILSYDENGGYPHPDHIMAHRVAVEAYESAGDGSRYPDAGEPWEPSKLYYDRAFSPERFRALHFALEEAGLQSPYAERLAAWLESDAEGHTPPPATHPTTTQVDCGDFFEVRDDALRAHRTQVDPLGFFFAVSPEMQRRAWPWEDYSLIHSRVPSELPERDLFAGLR; encoded by the coding sequence ATGACAGCGTCCAGCACCTCACCGGCGCCGCTACGGCTGCTCGCAGTCCACGCCCACCCGGACGATGAGTCCAGCAAGGGCGCTGCGACGATGGCCAAATACGCCGCGTCGGGCGTCGACGTCCTGGTAGCCACGTGCACCGACGGCTCCCGGGGGGACATCCAGAACCCTGCAGTCGAGGGGGAACCGCACCCCAAGCGGGACATGGCAGGCGCCCGGCGCCTGGAAATGGAACGGGCAGCGGCCATCCTGGGCATCAGGCAGCGGTGGCTGGGCTTCGTGGACTCGGGCCTGCCCGAAGGTGACCCGCTTCCGCCCCTTCCCGCCGGGTCGTTCGCCACTCTGCCCCTGCACCACGCTGCGGCACCCCTGGTGCGGCTGGTCCGGTCCTTCAAGCCGCACGTCATCCTCAGCTACGACGAAAACGGCGGGTACCCCCATCCGGACCACATCATGGCCCACCGGGTGGCAGTGGAAGCTTACGAATCCGCCGGTGACGGCTCCCGCTACCCGGACGCAGGTGAGCCCTGGGAACCCAGCAAGCTCTACTACGACAGGGCATTCAGTCCGGAGCGGTTCCGGGCGCTGCATTTTGCCCTGGAGGAGGCCGGCCTCCAGTCTCCGTACGCTGAAAGACTGGCAGCCTGGCTGGAATCGGACGCCGAGGGCCACACTCCGCCTCCCGCCACCCATCCCACCACCACCCAGGTGGACTGCGGGGATTTCTTCGAAGTACGCGACGACGCCCTCCGGGCCCACCGGACCCAGGTGGACCCGCTGGGGTTCTTTTTTGCCGTCTCGCCCGAGATGCAGCGCCGGGCCTGGCCGTGGGAGGACTACTCCCTGATCCACTCCAGGGTTCCCTCGGAGCTCCCCGAGCGCGACCTGTTCGCGGGGCTAAGATAG
- a CDS encoding hemolysin III family protein yields MNSDTPDAPRTPHRKESSSAKAGHETSAVDEAAVRLAELLMIKPKWRGWIHTVTAPLALVAGIVLVVLAPTTDRKITSAVYAATGVLLFGVSAVYHRGNWSPRVKIVLKRLDHTNIMLVIAGSYTPLAWTLLEPPQAVLLLWVIWSGAILGVLFRLLWTDAPRWLYVPIYIALGCGALFYLPQFFQASIPAAVLICVGGILYITGAVFYALKKPNISYHHFGFHELFHALTVVAFAAHFTAIAMAVLS; encoded by the coding sequence ATGAACAGCGACACCCCGGACGCCCCGCGGACGCCGCACCGCAAAGAGAGCAGCAGCGCGAAGGCCGGCCACGAAACGAGCGCGGTGGACGAGGCCGCCGTCCGGCTGGCCGAGCTCCTGATGATCAAGCCGAAATGGCGGGGGTGGATACACACAGTCACCGCGCCGCTCGCCCTGGTGGCTGGAATCGTATTGGTGGTGCTTGCCCCCACGACGGACCGAAAAATCACGTCCGCCGTTTACGCGGCCACGGGCGTCCTCCTGTTCGGAGTGAGCGCGGTGTACCATCGCGGCAACTGGTCGCCCCGGGTGAAGATCGTCCTCAAGCGCCTGGACCACACGAACATCATGCTGGTGATCGCCGGCAGCTACACGCCGCTGGCCTGGACCCTGCTGGAGCCGCCCCAGGCGGTCCTCCTGCTGTGGGTCATCTGGTCCGGGGCCATCCTCGGGGTACTGTTCCGGCTGCTGTGGACGGATGCCCCGCGCTGGCTCTACGTACCCATCTACATCGCCCTGGGCTGCGGCGCACTCTTCTACCTGCCGCAGTTCTTCCAGGCGAGCATTCCGGCCGCTGTCCTCATCTGCGTGGGCGGCATCCTGTACATCACTGGCGCTGTGTTCTACGCGCTGAAAAAGCCGAACATCAGCTACCACCACTTTGGCTTCCACGAGCTGTTCCACGCCTTGACCGTGGTGGCTTTCGCGGCGCACTTCACGGCCATAGCCATGGCTGTCCTCAGCTAG
- the greA gene encoding transcription elongation factor GreA translates to MSTTNSAAAAWLTQEAFDRLKAELDHLSGAGRAEIVQKIEAARQEGDLKENGGYHAAKEEQGKIEARIRQLTALLRDAHVGAAPADDGIVEPGMIVVARIAGDEETFLLGSREIAGDSDLDVFSEKSPLGAAILGHKEGETLSYVAPNGKDIKVEILSAKPYAA, encoded by the coding sequence GTGTCTACCACCAACAGCGCAGCTGCAGCCTGGCTCACCCAGGAAGCTTTTGACCGCCTGAAGGCAGAGCTGGACCACCTTTCCGGCGCTGGCCGGGCAGAGATCGTCCAGAAGATTGAAGCAGCCCGGCAAGAGGGTGACCTCAAGGAGAACGGCGGCTACCATGCAGCCAAGGAGGAGCAGGGCAAGATCGAGGCCCGCATCCGCCAGCTGACAGCGCTGCTCCGCGACGCCCACGTTGGCGCGGCCCCCGCGGACGACGGAATTGTGGAGCCCGGCATGATCGTCGTCGCCAGGATCGCCGGAGACGAAGAAACTTTCCTGCTCGGTTCCCGCGAAATCGCCGGCGATTCCGATCTTGACGTGTTTAGCGAAAAGTCGCCCCTGGGGGCCGCCATTCTTGGACACAAGGAAGGCGAAACCCTCAGCTACGTGGCACCCAACGGCAAGGACATCAAGGTGGAGATCCTCTCCGCCAAGCCTTACGCTGCATAG
- a CDS encoding class II fumarate hydratase has protein sequence MTSTEEFRIEHDTMGEVRVPVNALYRAQTQRAVENFPISGKTLERAHIEALARVKKAAAQANAELGVLDGELAKAIAGAADEVAAGKYDGDFPIDVFQTGSGTSSNMNTNEVIAELASRALKAAGSDKVVHPNDHVNASQSSNDVFPTSVHVAATSALINDLIPALGYLAESLERKAVEFKDVVKSGRTHLMDATPVTLGQEFGGYAAQVRYGIERINASLPRVAEVPLGGTAVGTGINTPAGFPERVIELLATDTGLPLTEARDHFEAQANRDGLIEASSQLRNIAISFMKINNDLRWMGSGPNTGLGEIAIPDLQPGSSIMPGKVNPVICEASIMVCAQVIGNDTAIAWSGTNGAFELNVGIPVMAANLLESIRLLANTSRVMADKMIDGITANVERARFLAEASPSIVTPLNKYIGYENAAKIAKTAVAEGLTVRQATEKLGFVGDGEGQVSEADLDKALDVTTMTAPAHKAK, from the coding sequence ATGACTTCCACTGAAGAGTTCCGCATTGAACATGACACGATGGGCGAAGTCCGCGTCCCCGTGAACGCACTGTACCGCGCGCAGACGCAGCGGGCAGTGGAGAACTTCCCCATTTCCGGCAAGACCCTGGAACGTGCGCACATTGAAGCACTGGCCCGGGTCAAGAAGGCTGCCGCCCAGGCCAACGCTGAACTGGGTGTGCTCGACGGCGAGCTGGCCAAGGCGATCGCAGGCGCAGCCGATGAGGTTGCCGCCGGCAAGTACGACGGCGACTTCCCCATCGACGTCTTCCAGACGGGCTCCGGCACGTCCTCCAACATGAACACCAACGAGGTCATCGCCGAGCTTGCCTCGCGTGCCCTCAAGGCCGCCGGCAGCGACAAGGTTGTCCACCCGAACGACCACGTCAACGCCTCGCAGTCCTCCAACGACGTGTTCCCCACGTCCGTCCACGTAGCTGCCACCTCCGCGCTGATCAACGACCTCATCCCGGCCCTCGGCTACCTGGCCGAGTCCTTGGAGCGCAAGGCTGTTGAGTTCAAGGACGTGGTCAAGTCCGGCCGCACCCACCTTATGGATGCCACCCCGGTGACCCTCGGCCAGGAGTTCGGCGGCTACGCCGCGCAGGTCCGCTACGGCATCGAGCGCATCAACGCCTCGCTCCCCCGCGTTGCCGAGGTTCCGCTCGGCGGCACGGCCGTGGGCACCGGCATCAACACCCCGGCCGGCTTCCCGGAGCGCGTCATCGAACTGCTGGCAACGGACACCGGGCTTCCGCTCACCGAGGCCCGCGACCACTTCGAGGCGCAGGCCAACCGCGACGGCCTGATCGAGGCGTCCAGCCAGCTGCGCAACATCGCCATCTCCTTCATGAAGATCAACAACGACCTCCGCTGGATGGGCTCCGGCCCCAACACGGGCCTGGGCGAGATCGCCATCCCGGACTTGCAGCCCGGATCCTCGATCATGCCCGGCAAGGTCAACCCTGTGATCTGCGAGGCGTCCATCATGGTCTGCGCGCAGGTCATCGGCAACGACACCGCCATCGCCTGGTCCGGCACCAACGGCGCCTTCGAGCTGAACGTCGGCATCCCCGTCATGGCCGCCAACCTGCTGGAATCCATCCGCCTGCTGGCCAACACCAGCCGGGTCATGGCGGACAAGATGATCGACGGCATCACCGCCAACGTGGAACGCGCACGCTTCCTGGCCGAGGCTTCCCCGTCCATCGTCACCCCCCTGAACAAGTACATCGGTTACGAGAACGCGGCCAAGATCGCCAAGACGGCCGTAGCCGAGGGCCTCACCGTGCGCCAGGCCACCGAGAAGCTGGGCTTCGTCGGTGACGGCGAGGGCCAAGTCTCCGAAGCGGATCTGGACAAGGCACTGGACGTCACCACCATGACGGCCCCTGCCCACAAGGCCAAGTAA
- a CDS encoding A24 family peptidase → MIQRLGELWQHTPPAFWLVLAACAYFAVMAVRLTVIDVRHHLLPNRIVFPSYAVAGVLLLAASAFPGTGTGADPGPPGFPAGLLALPVLRVVAGAAILWLFYFILRAAYPPGMGFGDVKLAGVLGMYLGYLGWGHLFAGTFLAFLLGGLWSIMLLAARRGTLKSSIPFGPFMLAGTAAAMLLPA, encoded by the coding sequence GTGATCCAACGACTGGGCGAACTGTGGCAGCACACCCCGCCGGCCTTCTGGCTGGTGCTGGCTGCCTGCGCCTACTTCGCGGTGATGGCCGTGCGGCTCACGGTCATTGACGTCCGCCACCACCTCCTGCCGAACCGGATCGTCTTCCCGTCCTACGCCGTTGCCGGTGTGCTCCTCCTCGCGGCGTCGGCCTTTCCCGGAACCGGTACCGGCGCGGACCCAGGCCCTCCCGGATTCCCCGCGGGCCTCCTGGCGCTTCCGGTGCTCCGGGTGGTGGCGGGAGCCGCCATCCTGTGGCTCTTCTACTTCATCCTCCGGGCGGCCTATCCACCCGGAATGGGATTCGGCGACGTAAAACTTGCAGGAGTCCTGGGCATGTACCTCGGCTACCTCGGCTGGGGCCACCTGTTTGCCGGTACCTTCCTGGCTTTCCTGCTGGGCGGCTTGTGGTCCATCATGCTCCTGGCTGCACGCAGGGGGACGTTGAAGTCCTCCATCCCGTTCGGGCCGTTTATGCTCGCCGGAACTGCTGCGGCCATGCTGCTTCCGGCCTGA
- a CDS encoding rhomboid family intramembrane serine protease has protein sequence MAGLTGNGSFGQRRTVAARAKGGLLVLGSFVVLLFVIELFNMVMLRSLNATFGLRPRSADGLLDIFTFPLLHANLNHLLSNSLPLIIFGFLVFLSGLRVFLTALAFSWLGSGLTVWLIGDGGITVGASGLVFGLFAFLLVRGFINRSWRQILLAVVLFMGYGSILLGILPIVAGSISWQAHLGGAAGGVVAALLLRRRTRVMGPP, from the coding sequence GTGGCCGGACTGACGGGAAACGGAAGCTTCGGGCAGCGGCGGACGGTTGCTGCCCGGGCCAAGGGCGGGCTGCTGGTACTGGGCAGCTTCGTGGTGCTCCTCTTTGTCATCGAACTCTTCAACATGGTGATGCTGCGCTCGCTCAACGCGACGTTCGGACTCCGGCCCAGGAGCGCCGACGGGCTGCTGGACATCTTCACCTTCCCGCTCCTGCACGCGAACCTGAACCATCTCCTCTCCAACAGCCTGCCGCTGATCATCTTCGGTTTCCTGGTGTTCCTCTCGGGCCTCCGGGTATTCCTGACTGCCCTGGCCTTCAGCTGGCTGGGCTCAGGCCTCACCGTTTGGCTGATTGGCGACGGCGGCATCACCGTGGGCGCGTCAGGCCTGGTCTTCGGCCTGTTTGCCTTCCTCCTGGTCCGGGGATTCATTAACCGCAGCTGGCGGCAGATCCTCCTGGCCGTGGTCCTCTTCATGGGATACGGGAGCATCCTGCTGGGGATCCTGCCCATCGTGGCGGGATCGATCTCGTGGCAGGCGCACCTCGGCGGGGCGGCCGGGGGAGTGGTGGCCGCCCTGCTGCTTCGCCGCCGCACCCGGGTCATGGGCCCGCCCTAG
- a CDS encoding DUF4307 domain-containing protein, translating into MTSPDQPAQSAPADTSLANRYGAKKRTLKPGARRAIGGAALAAGIGFLAWVSTSQSLSDVSFKDIGYSTTDATLAEVDFQVTREPGTAVKCAVKALDAKFAVVGWKVVDIPPAQANGTADGGRTVAQRVAVRTESLSVSGVVDSCWAAGA; encoded by the coding sequence GTGACTTCCCCGGACCAGCCGGCCCAATCCGCGCCCGCAGACACTAGCCTAGCCAATCGCTATGGTGCTAAAAAGCGCACGCTCAAGCCCGGCGCCAGGCGCGCCATCGGCGGGGCGGCGCTGGCCGCAGGAATCGGGTTCCTGGCCTGGGTTTCCACCTCCCAGTCCCTGTCCGACGTCTCGTTCAAGGACATCGGCTACAGCACCACCGACGCCACGCTTGCGGAGGTCGACTTCCAGGTGACGCGGGAGCCCGGAACCGCCGTCAAGTGTGCGGTCAAAGCACTTGATGCCAAGTTCGCGGTGGTGGGGTGGAAGGTTGTGGACATTCCGCCCGCACAGGCCAACGGAACAGCCGACGGCGGGCGCACAGTCGCGCAGCGGGTGGCCGTACGCACGGAATCGCTTTCCGTCTCCGGCGTTGTGGACAGCTGCTGGGCTGCCGGCGCGTAA
- a CDS encoding isoprenyl transferase: MELPGFLYGFYERRLLKDLPRDRIPRHIGVMVDGNRRWAKQFNAPTSQGHQAGADKIHEFLGWCQELGVKVVTLYMLSTDNMNRSSEELDLLMGIIANTLDRLDEDANISVHAMGAPELLPDYLAERLNKLTARTPVKEKIHVNVAVGYGGRREIVDAVRELLHDAVARGADISQLADDLCVDDISRFLYTRGQPDPDLVIRTSGEQRLSGFLMWQSAYSEFYFCEALWPAFRKVDFLRALRDYAGRQRRFGS; encoded by the coding sequence GTGGAGCTGCCCGGGTTCCTCTACGGCTTCTACGAGCGCAGGCTGCTCAAGGACCTTCCCCGCGACCGGATACCCCGCCACATCGGCGTGATGGTGGACGGCAACCGCCGCTGGGCGAAGCAGTTCAATGCGCCAACCAGCCAGGGCCACCAGGCGGGCGCAGACAAGATCCACGAGTTCCTTGGCTGGTGCCAGGAGCTTGGGGTCAAGGTGGTCACCCTGTACATGCTGTCCACGGACAACATGAACAGGTCCAGTGAGGAACTGGACCTGCTTATGGGCATCATCGCCAACACCCTTGACCGCCTGGACGAGGACGCCAACATCTCCGTCCACGCAATGGGCGCGCCGGAGCTCCTTCCGGACTATCTGGCGGAACGGCTCAACAAACTGACCGCGCGGACGCCCGTCAAGGAGAAGATCCACGTCAACGTGGCCGTGGGTTACGGCGGCCGCCGGGAGATCGTCGACGCCGTACGCGAGCTCCTCCACGACGCCGTAGCCCGGGGAGCGGACATCTCCCAACTGGCGGACGACCTCTGCGTGGACGACATTTCCCGGTTCCTTTACACCCGCGGCCAGCCGGACCCGGACCTCGTGATCCGCACGTCGGGTGAGCAGCGGCTCTCCGGCTTCCTGATGTGGCAGAGCGCCTACAGCGAGTTCTACTTCTGTGAGGCCCTGTGGCCCGCATTCCGCAAGGTGGACTTCCTGCGCGCCCTCCGCGATTACGCCGGCCGGCAGCGCCGCTTCGGCTCCTGA
- a CDS encoding DUF4245 domain-containing protein, producing MQEKTTPTPEPHGSGGSSGSGATAGQGQVKPVIPAAAAKRANASVLGMVIALVVSIAAFLPIILMNPLPKSDGYRPNIDVAASARNATDVAGFTPVAPDTGNAFRPNYARWEAGTGSGVPTWEVGYLTPKESFIGLVQTRSANPTWLLQQTMNAPVTGSRNAGGQDWQLRDTGKGEKSLVLDYRGTTVVLSGEAPLDEFAALADAVVVALESNPAVTVSPSAAAAP from the coding sequence ATGCAGGAAAAGACCACTCCCACTCCCGAGCCGCACGGATCCGGAGGCAGCAGCGGATCCGGCGCCACGGCAGGGCAGGGGCAGGTTAAGCCCGTCATTCCGGCCGCAGCCGCCAAACGCGCCAACGCCTCGGTGCTTGGCATGGTCATCGCCTTGGTGGTGAGCATTGCCGCGTTCCTCCCCATCATCCTCATGAATCCGCTCCCCAAGAGCGACGGCTACCGCCCGAACATCGACGTGGCGGCCAGCGCGCGGAACGCCACTGATGTGGCGGGATTCACACCGGTGGCGCCGGATACCGGCAACGCTTTCCGGCCGAACTACGCCCGGTGGGAAGCCGGAACCGGAAGTGGTGTCCCCACGTGGGAAGTCGGCTACCTGACGCCCAAGGAGTCCTTCATCGGCCTGGTCCAGACCCGGAGCGCCAATCCCACCTGGCTCCTGCAGCAAACCATGAACGCACCCGTCACCGGCTCCCGGAACGCCGGCGGGCAGGACTGGCAGCTTCGGGACACCGGAAAGGGCGAAAAGTCCCTGGTGCTGGATTACCGCGGCACTACCGTTGTCCTGTCCGGGGAGGCCCCACTGGACGAGTTCGCCGCCCTGGCGGACGCCGTCGTCGTGGCCCTGGAAAGCAACCCGGCTGTCACAGTTTCACCCTCCGCCGCCGCCGCCCCGTAA